tgaatggaagaattggattgattatattcaaaatagatatcagattaagaaatttcagattgcctttgaatgaagtatgtttttttgattttaatggaagaagtcaggttatgcgaaagagaaggattttaattgtgttagattttaaaaatttaatgtatgactgtttgtttattgaactctaccttgtgtttgctccgggaagtcggggggggggaggggggttttggagggaggggggaggggaggggaaaaatttaattgtttttgtaaaactttttcaattaaaaaaaaaagaatttgcaggACCACTGTAGACAGAAAGCAATTAGAAATATATCTGCTTAAGGGAGCTAGGTTTCTCTTTGGAGAATATACATACTGGCTGGTCCTAAACCAGACAGGGAGCAATATTTATGTTTCCAAAAGTAACAGGAAAGAGCTGCTGGAATGGTGGTGGCAGGAGGAGCAGATCCTAGCCTTTGCCCAGAGTGTGTCTCCACTGGACAGAGCCTTGCCCAGGTTTTGACTCGACTGGAGGGAAAGCCCCACAAAGTGGGTCAGGTTTGAGGGCAACAGCCTGAGGCTAAGGTAGGAGTGAGAGTTACGTGGCATGCCACATCTTGCAATAGGACTCTTTCTCCACTGAGCCAGTGGCTACATTACTCCTAGCTACTCTGCACATAAGAGccaccaccccatgcccagctccaACATTCATGGCAGCCTCAACCAGCACTGTGCAACTATCCCTAGAGCCTAAGTAGCCAAAGAGAAATGACCAAAAAGTTGCAGCTTTGCAGGaactttttttaatagaataaatGTATGTAAGATAGCATTCAATGATCCTCTTCCGTTCCGGTCTTCCGTTTTGACTGACAAGATACTTTTCTATCAATCCACAAAGAGACTTCAGGGTTGTGGGCCTTGCAACGTTCTGAGATTGCTGCTTCCTTGTTTTCTGCACAAATACACGCATGGAAGGTGAAGGAAAAGGAGAATCCATCTGGATTCTCTGGATGATGAGCTTTGAGCTATTACTTTTAGGAACTGGCAGCCTTCCACCTCCCCCGTGTCCTGCTCAGTTTGCACTAAACCTTTTGTAGTGTCATCTTAGTTTCTGCAGCTATCCTCcatctttttgtcttttgagtagagtgaatctcatttttaaaaatagcattgcATCTGTTTTGAAAGCCTTTTCCCTGCCATGCTATCCCATTGAATATTGATCtatggcaggggtagtcaacctttttatacctaccgcccacttttgtatctctgttagtagtaaaattttctaaccgcccaccggttccacagtaatggtgatttataaagtagattTATAAAGTACtaaactttataaaatttataatttgacaatttgacaaaacccctaccgccctccatgaaagctggaacgcccactagtgggtggtagggaccaagttgaTTACCATTGATCTATGGTATTAAAATCAACCTTTTTAAAGTCCAAGATGTATCTTGGCTAAACTTCTTATTACTTAGGATCAGGCCTTGCAAGGATAGTTGATCATGTGCCTTCCTCTGCCCCCAATGGAGAATACTGCCAGCAACACAAATTTTCTACTTTTGGTATATATTAATTATCTCAATAAGTGTTGGGAtgaaacaaacacacatacatacatacctgtgGAAACACAGTTTATAACAAACCTTAGAGTCTTTTCAGCAGGTGATATATAGCCCTTCCCAACAAGGCACAGACAAGAGTTACATAGATTTCTATAAAGTGTGTTTAATGTTAGGATTGAAGGTAAATTGGAGAATCTTGGAAACCATCAAATTTCCTGTCTTCTTGCATTAGTGGTTGATTAAGATTTGTGTCTCTTTGAACGATCAATTTCTTCTTCCTAGGCTTTTTGCAGCCTAGGCTGAGCTGCTGTGTATTACcaaattctttcttatctcttgatGCTTTTTATGTCCAGTTTTCCTTCCATGACTTTTCCACTTCCCATAATCTCTCATAGTAATcatgtaattaaaaataaaaccagctCCTATGGTAAGAGTTATTCATTTAAATTCCTCTGACATATATATTTATCACTTGTTCTTTATTTTATCGATGAATCTCTAATGcttaaaaggaaagggaaaaaatgcttttcctatatttgtttttctAGTCAGAGAATTTGACCCTTTTGTTGCAGTCTATCCATAACAATATTAGTCACAATGAAGTGTGCTCTAGATTTAGCCTGAATTTTGTTCAGTGTGTTTCTGCTCACTTATTGCCTATGGAGTGGATTGCCATTCTTCTACTTCCTCTTCTTCCATTTCCTCTGTTTTCAATTTATAGAGGATGCTcccttttatgtttttaaaataagaagaactgatatctttttttttttaagctgaggGACTTGGCAATAAGTTAACAACAGTCAGACCAGGTGTTTTATTTTATACTCAAAGCCCACTACAGTCAATATATGACCTGGTTGTTTTATCTACTCATCAATTCCTAAACTTATTTTCCCTTGGGATAAATGTTTCATTCTAGGCATATTATCATATGACTTGCTTCCAATATAACTTTCTCTTCTTGTAAGGCATAACTTTTAGCAAGGAGTAAAATAGAATTGTATTAGCCCTAAATTAATCTGGGCTATTTTCAAAGGGCATTTCTTGTTTATTATATgcaattttcaaatattttcgTCTGTTTTGATAAGTGGATCACACCTGAATTTTTATGGCACCTGAAACAGAAACATTCAGCTTCTGGTCtttttaatcaataaaataatttgtTAAGGATTTGTTAGAATGCTTATTCACCTACTTACAAGAATATCTGTTTATTTTGATGATAGGGAAAGATAATGGGAACCAGCCTTATCATTAGTTCCCAATTTACCACTGGGGACTACATCCAGCATGTCATTCTTGTGCATGGCTGATAAGAAATTAGCAAGCCGCCATGAATAGAGTTGATTACACTGGTCAGCCATGTGTagcaaaaaagcaaaatcatTCTGTCCCTCTGGGATATCAAAGACACGACAGTCTTCATGTACTTGCTTAAAAGAATATTTCTGCAGTGGTTGCCACCAAAGCCATAGGAATGAATAAACTCCCACAATTCCATACAGGAATACTAAAAAAATATAAGTAGCTATCAATTTCTGTAGAATGAAAGCCATGCTGTGGGTACAGATGAATGTAGAGTAACCAATGACATTTTGTATGTCTGCCAGGCAAAGATGCTTGAAGGAGATGGATCCTACACAATTGAAGGTATAACCTAGCACAGTTAGAACCTTTGCAGTTTTGAAGATGGTTTGTCCCAAATAGATTCTATAAATCATCCTACCACCTTCAGTGTGTGCCCTGAATCTACGGATCTTCTCAAAAAGGGCCTGGCCAAGTTCCCGATCCTTTGAATCTAGGatgggagaaggggaagaagactTGAGTTGTCCTAGATGCCCCATATTAACAGTATTTGTGCGCACACCTAGGAAGTGCTGGCAACCTATTTCAGAGAGAGCCTTGGTGGTCCAAGGTGACTCAAAACATTTCAACAGAATGGACAAGAAGTGTTCAATCTTTGATGAAGTCTTAGGATATCGGAGCCAGAAGTTGTTGCTTGCCATTAAGAACAGAGAATTGACAAGTGCAAAGTAAGGGAAATACTTCAAGAACCAGGGTAGAACTTTCTGATAACAGACATAGCTGATGTATAGATACTGTTGGTAGTCCAGATTGATTGGGCGATAAATGTTTGCCACAGGAAGCTCTTCACTGATGGTTTGATCCACAGCTCGAGGCTTAGGTACAACTGCTGAAGTCTCATTTAGCTTATCATTCAGAGGAAGGCAAGTCATGTTATCAACAGAGATTAATAGAGTCCCTGAGAGAAGAGAAATCATCAGCATTGCTAGTACCAAATAGTCCATCAGAACATCCCACCAAGGCTTTAAAGACTGGAACTGGGCAAGGCTATCATTGAAGAAAGTGACTTCTGACAGGGTAAACAtcactagaaaaaaaaattaataggaaTATGAGTAATTTGTTTGGCTTTTGCACTAaaacgggtgtcaaactggtggcccgtgagccagatgcgtcatgcacggGCCATGCCCGCCCCAGCTCTGCGAACATCACAAAACATCACGTGACAGAAacatgacgatgcaagtttgacacccgtgcactAAAACAAAGATTTTAGAGCATTTGTCCTAACTTCAGTTTATATATGTCTCTATGTGTGTCTGGGTGtttgtctgtttatctatctatctatctatctatctatctatccatccatccatccatccacagacctattcatccatccatctatctccctGGGAGTAAGTCTCAGGACTGAGTTTACACATTGTGCCCACTaaggtttttttacttttcctaATTACTTTGTGCAGATGTAGTTTATTTACTGAAAAATGGTTGAACAAACTGGCTTAGTAGAAATGCAAATTAGGCTACcaaaaaattgaattgaaataCATTGTCCCATCTCTCTACAGCAGATGAGACAATGTATTCCACTTACGACTACAATCGGGATcataattttggtcataagttgtgaCAGTTATAAATTGAGGCACCCACATGCTCAGACTTCATTTTATGGCAGTCGTGAAGCAAATCGTATGATCATAACTCTGAATCACAAATCACTGAACAAATcaaatggtcataagggtgaaccCATTCTCCTAAAACCTAattgaatggggtttttttttctggaaaccagcaaaaaacacATTTCAAATCACAGTCACAGGACTGTAGGACcctgcaaccagtcataaatgtgaactgtTTGCCAAACACCCGAAATACTGTCATGTTACCATGGGGAAGGTGAGCAGCATGAGATTTTACAACAACCAGAAGTGTTTTATGGGCTGTAAAGCATCCTTTCCAAGGCCACTGTAATTCTGAATGGCTGTTAAATGGCTaattgtaaatcgagaactacctttAGTATAATATTCAACCTATATTATCAGAGAAGCAAAAgatcaaatatatttcaaatgctTGTCTTTTACTGAAGTATTATtaagtattaataaataaatacaatgaaaaTACTGTTGCAGGTCTCCTGAGTGGACACTGTTTGCTGTTTTTCCCAAATAAGCCTGGCCGGGGGCAGGGGGCGGGAACCTTACAGTATTAACTCAAGTGGGATGTTTTTTACCGTTTGGGTCATTTTATTACTGTTACGTTTTATAAACAGGCTTAAGACCAATGACAGCTGCTAGTCTATTGAGTTTTTGGACAAAGTATGTAATTCACGAGCTGAGTTGGTCTTTGTTTTAGAGTGTTATACAGACTGATTCActgggagaagagcctaatgctgggaacgattgagggcaaaagaagaaggggaccacagagaatgaggtggctggatggagtcactgaagcagtcagtgagcttaaatggattccagaggatggtagaggacaggaaggcctggaggaacattgtccatggggtcgcaataggtcggacatgactttgcaactaacaacaacaacaacagcctgaTTGATGCGATTTGTAAACCATATTTTATAGTTCAGTGTGCCATGTggcaaaacaaatgcctcccacctTAGTGTTTGCCCACCTTATCCACCACAGACCACAAGCCCATTGAATCTGCCTTCCctcttttattcttttgtttcCTGTGTCTAGCATCAGCTCCTCACCTGCAGGAAGCTGATCCTTTCTGCAGGcaatcttctcttcctttttttctatccAGAAGGGTACCCGTTCCCAAATCTTCTCTCCTTTATCTGCGATTGCCTACAATTTCTCGGAGCAACCCTCAGCAGCACAAGAGGCTTTATTTCATCTCCATGGCAGCTGAATGCGGGAGGAAGGGACTGGAAGGGGGGAAGAACAAAGCTAGTGTGACTTAGCCAGGAGGACTCATTTGCTTTCAGCATGATTGCCCTCTCTTGAAATGCAAACAGCAAAAcacgaaggaggaggagaagaaaaagctaGCAAAAATCACTAAACATATTAAATCACAGAACTATTAAgagaattcatttatttttaaaatatgtattcttCCAACAACCCCGAATAAGGCAAGCTGGCGCCTACACACAGTTTAATAGTGGTGTCCCACTATTAAAATTACAGAAGCGAAACTCTCACAGCAGGAGATGGAAACAAGCAGGATATCTGACATCTTTGATCCAAACTTTTAAACTTCACCATGCCAAAGAAAATTTGTTTTTAACAATGCAGATTAAAGTGGATAAGGACAAttgccaaagggaaaaaaatggactgaagttgaatacaggtagtcctcaacttacaaccacaattgagcccaaaatttatattgagaaatttgttaagtgaattttgcctcattttacaactttttttgctgtatttgttaagcgaattgctgtggttgttaaattactaacaacagttattaagtgaatctggtttccccactgactttgctcatcaggtggttgcaaaagggggtcacatgtctccgggacactgcaaccgtcataaatgtgagtcagctgtcaagcatccaaatgtaaatcacgtgaccatgggggggggtgtagggtgctgcaacagtcataagtgtgaaaaatggtcatgtcacttttttcagtgctgttgtaactttgaacagtcactaaacgaacatttgtaagtcgaagactcccTGTATGGCAGTGAAAGAGATAAGATGataggtgtgtatgtgtgtggggaggACTCTATGGTGTCCCCCTTCCCTGGATGCCTTAAGCAGGTGCCTACTCAGAAATTTAAGGAAGCATAGGTGGCTCTTCCATATTTTGATTCTCATGACATACTGGAATTGTGCTTAGGTTTTGAAGGAAGCATCCACAAAATGTTCTTGGTTGCTGGTCTAGACTCTAGCCATTTGCCCTGGAAGTTTCAGGTTTCCCATCTAAATATTAGCTAAGGGGCCTTAGAGCCgttatggcaaacctatggcacacgtgacaGAGGTGGCACaaagagtcctctctgtgggcacgcgctcCATTGCCAGCTGTTCTTgcttccagtgtgcacatgcgtgccagccagctgatctttgctgGTGCCAAAGCCCTGGAAATCTGAAGACCAGCACATGCACTTGCCGGCCCCcttgtctttgggtttctggcactccggcACACACAAAGATATgcatgccaaaaaccagaagacctGGTGgccggcgcatgcatgcacactgcccagctggtctttgaggttTTGAGGCTCTGGCACACGCACCCAggcacattccggtttgggcactctgtgccgaaaaggttagccatcactggcttagagTCAGAGAGCTCCAAGGGCAGCTCACTGCCGCCACCTGCAGAGGCAATAATTAGTTTGATCTGGgaggtctgtagagattttcagtcatctaggtcatggttgtcccaaaggtgctttttcaggaggcaactggactttatggttttttttcttttgaagacatttcacttctcatctaagaagcttcttcagctctgacaggatagcggGGAATGAtctgggacaggggtctccaaccttggcaactttaagacttgtggacttcaagtccacaagtcttaaagttgccaaggttggagacccctgatctgggagATTGCTAAAAATATCTGGaaatcgccaaggttggagacccctgatcgggGAGACTGCTAAAATATCTggaaattgcccaaggagctttaAATGGGAAGAGTGTCTCTTCTGTTTAATATATATAATCCTGGAATAATCCTTTTTCTTGTTCGTCTTTCGCTCACCTCCCTGGGTAATCTGTCTGGAAAAACTAGATGGCTATTGATGAAAAAAGTGCAATACTCACAACCACCTTGGTTTGCTTGCACATTCTCTCCTCTTTTGAGTTGTGCAGCACAGAAGGCTGTCTTTGAAGCAATTGCCTCCTAGCCAGTTTTAAAGTGATGTGTGGCTAGAGCCCTGTGCTTTTGTTTAGAAATGTGCCCAACTAACTAGGAAAAACAATCACTCAAAAGATAAAGTGGAATAATAGAAATCATTAGAGGGAATAAAGATTTGGGGAACCATTTCATCACCTCTTCTCTTAGTGCATGTTTTATGGCTGGTTCTGGCATCTGTTTTGCAAACAGGCAACACCTTCCGAAGGAGGCCATTTTATGACAAAGTCTATAACATGCTCTTAAAAAGCCATGGGCAGCCACAGCTCAAATATTTTACTCCCAGGCTTGTAGCTAGGGGTGGGCGTATAGAGACTAGTtcccaattttttctgctggtaccttaatttcacttatttatttatttatttatttatttattttattcgatttttataccgcccttctcctgaaggactcagggcggtgtacagccatttaaaatacacaaaatacacattaaaaacaagattaaaacaagacatattatagggtggccgaaaatttaaaaacaattaacaaaccttaaaatataaataaccccaattaaaatttaataaaacttttaagccagtcccgcttgaataaataggtgcgttttcagctcacggcgaaaagtccgaagatcagacacttgacgtaaaccagggggaagttcgttccagagcgtaggagctccaacagagaaggccctgcctctgggggccgccagccgacattgtttggcggacggcaccctgagaaggccctctctgtgtgagcgtacgggccagtgggaggcatgaggtaacagcaggcggtcctgtaagtacccgggccctaagccatggagcactttaaaggtggtaaccaaaatcttaaagcacacccgaaagaccacaggaagccagtgcagactgcgcaggagtggtgttacatgggagcaacgagtggctcccgttactacccgcgcagctgcattctggactagctgcagcctccgggtgcacttcaagggcagccccatgtagagagcattgcaataatccaaacgggaagtgacaagagcatgagtgaccgtgcataaggcatcccggtaaaggaaggggcgcaactggcggaccaagcgtacttggtaaaaagctttAGGACTTTGTCCTAAAAAG
This genomic window from Ahaetulla prasina isolate Xishuangbanna chromosome 2, ASM2864084v1, whole genome shotgun sequence contains:
- the LOC131189658 gene encoding volume-regulated anion channel subunit LRRC8D-like; the encoded protein is MDYLVLAMLMISLLSGTLLISVDNMTCLPLNDKLNETSAVVPKPRAVDQTISEELPVANIYRPINLDYQQYLYISYVCYQKVLPWFLKYFPYFALVNSLFLMASNNFWLRYPKTSSKIEHFLSILLKCFESPWTTKALSEIGCQHFLGVRTNTVNMGHLGQLKSSSPSPILDSKDRELGQALFEKIRRFRAHTEGGRMIYRIYLGQTIFKTAKVLTVLGYTFNCVGSISFKHLCLADIQNVIGYSTFICTHSMAFILQKLIATYIFLVFLYGIVGVYSFLWLWWQPLQKYSFKQVHEDCRVFDIPEGQNDFAFLLHMADQCNQLYSWRLANFLSAMHKNDMLDVVPSGKLGTNDKAGSHYLSLSSK